In Vagococcus luciliae, one genomic interval encodes:
- the uvrA gene encoding excinuclease ABC subunit UvrA gives MANDKIVIRGARAHNLKNIDITIPRDKLVVITGLSGSGKSSLAFDTLYAEGQRRYVESLSSYARQFLGQMDKPDVDSIDGLSPAISIDQKTTSKNPRSTVGTVTEINDYLRLLFARVGEPICPNDGTKISSQSPEQMTDKLLELEERTRIQILAPLIRGKKGQHKKVFEKIKKDGFVRVRVDGETYDISEVPELEKNKKHDVEIIVDRIVIKDGVRSRLFDSLELALRLAEGYVLVDVIGQEEILFSEHYACPYCGFTVGNIEPRLFSFNTPFGACPECDGLSVKLEVDADLVVPDETKTLREGAIVPWNPISSNYYPNMLEQACEQFGIDFDTPFKELTKKQKDLLFRGSDEETFHFHYKNEFGGVRDVDIPFEGILTNINRRYHETNSDYTREQMKLYMTELTCETCHGYRLNKEALSVKIDGKHIGEISDLSVNKSLNYMSKLTFGEQDTMISQPILKEIKDRLSFLENVGLGYLTLSRSAGTLSGGEAQRIRLATQIGSNLSGVLYILDEPSIGLHQRDNNRLIDSLKKMRDLGNTLVVVEHDEDTMRAADYLIDIGPGAGEQGGEIISAGTPEEVEKDPHSLTGQYLSGKRKIDVPKERREGNGERVKITGAKENNLKNISVEFPMGKFVAVTGVSGSGKSTLVNTILKKALAQKINRNSAKPGKFDKITGYESIEKIIDIDQSPIGRTPRSNPATYTSVFDDIRDLFAKTNEAKTRGYKKGRFSFNVKGGRCEACRGDGIIKIEMHFLPDVYVPCEVCHGQRYNSETLEVRYKGKNIAEILEMTVEESVDFFQAIPKIHRKLQTIVDVGLGYVKLGQSATTLSGGEAQRMKLASELHKRSSGKNFYILDEPTTGLHTEDISRLLEVLNRLVDSGNTVLVIEHNLDVIKTADYVIDLGPEGGDGGGTIIATGTPEDIIKVEESYTGYYLKEVMER, from the coding sequence ATGGCAAATGATAAAATAGTGATTCGTGGTGCAAGAGCACATAATTTAAAAAATATAGATATAACCATTCCAAGAGATAAACTCGTCGTGATTACAGGACTTTCTGGTTCAGGAAAAAGTTCCTTAGCATTTGATACGTTATACGCTGAAGGTCAGCGACGTTATGTGGAAAGTTTATCTTCTTATGCACGACAATTTTTAGGGCAAATGGATAAGCCGGATGTTGATAGCATTGATGGATTGAGCCCAGCCATTTCAATTGACCAAAAGACAACAAGTAAAAATCCTCGTTCAACGGTTGGGACAGTTACAGAAATAAATGATTATTTGAGGTTGTTATTTGCTCGAGTGGGAGAGCCTATTTGTCCTAATGATGGCACAAAAATCAGTAGCCAATCTCCAGAACAAATGACTGACAAATTGTTAGAGTTAGAAGAAAGAACAAGAATACAGATTTTAGCACCACTTATCCGTGGGAAAAAGGGGCAACATAAAAAAGTATTTGAAAAAATCAAAAAAGATGGCTTTGTACGTGTACGTGTTGATGGGGAAACGTATGATATCTCTGAAGTACCAGAATTAGAAAAAAATAAAAAGCATGATGTAGAAATCATTGTTGACCGTATTGTGATTAAAGATGGTGTGCGTTCTAGATTATTTGACTCGCTTGAATTGGCGTTACGTCTAGCAGAGGGGTATGTATTAGTTGATGTTATTGGACAAGAGGAAATCTTGTTTAGTGAGCATTACGCTTGTCCTTATTGTGGCTTTACAGTTGGAAACATTGAACCACGATTGTTTTCATTTAATACGCCATTTGGTGCGTGTCCAGAGTGTGATGGATTAAGTGTTAAGTTGGAAGTAGATGCAGACTTGGTCGTTCCAGATGAGACGAAAACATTACGTGAAGGAGCGATTGTACCATGGAATCCAATCAGCTCAAATTACTACCCAAATATGTTAGAACAAGCCTGCGAACAATTTGGTATTGATTTTGATACACCATTTAAAGAATTAACAAAAAAACAAAAAGATTTATTGTTCAGAGGGTCTGATGAAGAGACGTTCCATTTCCACTATAAAAATGAGTTTGGTGGCGTGCGTGATGTTGATATTCCTTTTGAGGGGATTTTGACAAATATTAATCGTCGTTATCACGAAACGAATAGTGATTATACAAGAGAACAAATGAAGCTATATATGACAGAATTAACGTGTGAAACGTGTCATGGTTATCGACTAAACAAAGAAGCCTTATCGGTAAAAATTGATGGGAAACATATTGGAGAGATTAGTGATTTATCAGTAAATAAATCATTAAATTATATGTCCAAGTTAACGTTTGGTGAACAAGATACGATGATATCTCAACCAATTTTAAAAGAAATAAAAGATAGATTAAGTTTCTTAGAAAATGTCGGATTAGGATATTTAACGTTAAGTCGTTCTGCGGGAACATTATCAGGTGGAGAAGCACAACGTATTCGTCTCGCTACGCAAATTGGTTCAAACCTATCAGGTGTACTATACATTTTAGATGAACCTTCTATTGGCTTACATCAGCGAGACAATAATCGGTTAATTGATTCGCTTAAAAAGATGCGTGATTTAGGTAATACATTAGTTGTGGTGGAACATGATGAAGATACAATGCGAGCGGCAGATTACCTAATCGATATTGGTCCAGGAGCTGGTGAACAGGGTGGAGAAATTATATCTGCTGGAACACCAGAGGAAGTGGAAAAAGATCCACATTCATTAACGGGTCAATATTTATCTGGTAAAAGGAAAATCGATGTACCTAAAGAGCGACGTGAAGGCAACGGTGAACGTGTTAAAATTACTGGAGCAAAAGAGAATAATTTAAAAAATATTTCGGTTGAGTTTCCGATGGGTAAATTCGTTGCGGTTACTGGTGTCTCTGGTTCTGGTAAAAGTACATTGGTCAATACGATTTTAAAAAAAGCACTTGCTCAAAAAATTAATCGTAACTCAGCTAAACCTGGTAAATTTGATAAAATTACAGGATATGAATCGATTGAAAAAATTATTGACATTGATCAAAGTCCGATTGGTCGAACACCAAGAAGTAATCCAGCAACTTATACCAGTGTTTTTGATGATATACGTGATTTGTTTGCTAAAACCAATGAAGCCAAAACACGTGGTTATAAAAAGGGGCGTTTTAGTTTTAATGTGAAAGGTGGCCGATGTGAAGCATGCCGTGGTGATGGTATCATTAAAATAGAGATGCACTTTTTACCAGATGTGTATGTTCCTTGTGAAGTGTGTCATGGTCAACGATATAATTCTGAAACATTAGAAGTGAGATATAAAGGAAAAAATATTGCAGAAATATTAGAGATGACAGTGGAAGAATCTGTTGACTTTTTTCAAGCGATTCCTAAAATTCATCGTAAACTTCAAACGATTGTCGATGTTGGATTAGGTTATGTGAAATTAGGGCAATCCGCTACGACATTATCGGGTGGAGAAGCGCAACGTATGAAGTTAGCCAGTGAATTACATAAACGTTCATCAGGTAAAAATTTCTACATATTAGATGAACCAACAACAGGATTACATACAGAAGATATTAGTCGGCTTCTAGAAGTACTGAATCGATTAGTGGATAGTGGAAACACTGTCCTGGTTATTGAGCACAATCTTGATGTCATTAAAACGGCTGATTATGTGATTGATTTAGGACCAGAAGGTGGAGATGGTGGTGGAACCATTATCGCAACTGGAACACCAGAAGACATTATTAAAGTAGAAGAAAGTTATACAGGTTATTATTTAAAAGAAGTGATGGAACGTTAA
- a CDS encoding C1 family peptidase has translation MEQKYLANREHLLSQRAVMKNGILASSENQKAVIENNPVFSIDLDTGNVTNQKQSGRCWMFAALNTFRHDVLNNHHIKDFELSQNYTFFWDKFEKANYFYENIIKTSNQELTSREVAFLLATPQQDGGQWDMLVAIIQKYGIVPKTIMPETSSSSSSRELNTYLNKKLRKDALTLRTLIGNGASEEEVETRKVELLQEIYNLLSTSLGTPPTEFDYSYYDNDGNYHLEQGLTPTSFYDKFVGTDLDDYVSIINAPTKDKPYNQVYTVDMLGNVVGGKEVRHLNVDIETFKNLAIAQLKDGESVWFGCDVGQSSTRDTGIMATDIYSVQDTLDINYDMSKAERLDYGESLMTHAMVLTGVNLINDKPTKWKVENSWGDKVGTKGYFVMSDDWMSEYTYQVVVNKKYLSDDLKEVVEKDDVTVLAPWDPMGALA, from the coding sequence ATGGAGCAAAAATATCTTGCTAATCGTGAGCATTTATTAAGCCAACGTGCAGTGATGAAAAATGGTATTTTAGCCTCATCAGAAAATCAAAAAGCAGTTATTGAAAACAATCCCGTTTTCTCTATCGACTTAGATACAGGAAACGTGACAAATCAAAAACAAAGTGGTCGTTGTTGGATGTTTGCAGCCCTTAATACATTCAGACATGATGTCTTAAACAATCATCACATCAAAGACTTCGAATTATCTCAAAACTATACATTTTTCTGGGATAAATTTGAAAAAGCAAATTATTTCTATGAAAATATTATCAAAACAAGCAACCAAGAATTAACAAGTCGTGAAGTGGCGTTCTTACTTGCAACCCCTCAACAAGATGGTGGACAATGGGATATGCTTGTGGCGATTATTCAAAAATATGGTATTGTGCCAAAAACAATCATGCCTGAAACATCAAGTAGTTCAAGCAGCCGTGAGTTAAACACTTACTTAAACAAAAAATTAAGAAAAGATGCTTTAACACTTAGAACCTTAATAGGTAATGGTGCATCCGAAGAAGAAGTTGAAACACGCAAAGTTGAATTACTACAAGAAATCTATAATTTACTAAGTACCTCTCTAGGTACACCACCAACTGAATTTGATTATTCTTACTATGATAATGATGGTAACTATCACTTAGAACAAGGATTAACTCCAACTTCTTTCTATGATAAATTTGTCGGAACTGATTTAGATGATTATGTCAGCATTATCAATGCGCCAACTAAAGACAAACCATATAATCAAGTTTACACAGTTGATATGCTTGGCAATGTTGTTGGCGGAAAAGAAGTTCGTCACCTGAACGTTGATATTGAAACATTCAAAAACTTAGCTATCGCTCAATTAAAAGATGGAGAAAGCGTGTGGTTTGGTTGTGATGTTGGCCAATCATCAACAAGAGATACTGGTATCATGGCAACTGATATTTATAGTGTTCAAGACACGTTGGATATTAACTATGATATGAGTAAAGCTGAACGTTTAGATTATGGCGAAAGTTTAATGACACATGCGATGGTCTTAACAGGTGTGAATTTAATCAATGACAAACCAACTAAATGGAAAGTTGAAAACAGTTGGGGAGATAAAGTTGGAACAAAAGGTTATTTTGTTATGAGTGATGATTGGATGAGTGAGTATACTTATCAAGTCGTTGTCAATAAAAAATATCTTTCTGATGACTTAAAAGAAGTCGTTGAAAAAGATGACGTCACTGTTTTAGCTCCTTGGGATCCAATGGGGGCTTTAGCATAA
- a CDS encoding LCP family protein encodes MDNQQSRRKKNVKKKSSGLKKSIIVLVTILLLIMVGTGVFLAKTYFDVKGVANKVSEPVEGRSDDKNIQEGEPFSVLLLGLDTGDFGRNDVGRSDTMLVATVNPKEKKTTLISIPRDTRTEIVGHNSVEKIAHAYAYGQAKMAMDTVDHLLDMHLNHYVWINMMGFEELVNAVDGVEVTNKFEFEQDGMTFKKGPIKLNGKEALAYTRMRYEDPNGDYGRQARQQQVIEAIADKALGFTGVKRYKDILKAIENNMKTDLEPDEMFEIAMKYRDSFKHIETDTLQGEGVMIDGISYQEIPETELVRVQDLIKSQLQ; translated from the coding sequence ATGGATAATCAACAAAGTAGACGTAAAAAAAATGTTAAAAAGAAGTCGAGTGGATTAAAAAAATCCATAATAGTATTGGTGACAATTTTGTTACTAATCATGGTAGGAACAGGAGTTTTCTTGGCCAAAACTTATTTTGATGTAAAAGGTGTGGCGAATAAGGTAAGCGAACCAGTTGAAGGAAGATCTGATGATAAAAATATTCAAGAGGGAGAGCCTTTTTCTGTTTTATTATTAGGACTAGATACTGGTGATTTTGGACGAAATGATGTGGGACGTTCAGATACGATGCTTGTCGCAACAGTAAATCCTAAAGAAAAGAAAACAACTTTAATTAGTATTCCACGAGATACGCGGACTGAAATTGTGGGACATAATTCAGTAGAAAAAATAGCTCATGCATATGCTTATGGACAAGCTAAAATGGCTATGGATACTGTCGACCATTTATTAGATATGCATTTAAATCATTATGTTTGGATTAACATGATGGGATTTGAAGAATTGGTCAATGCAGTTGATGGGGTAGAGGTAACAAATAAATTTGAATTTGAACAAGATGGTATGACCTTTAAAAAAGGACCAATCAAATTGAATGGTAAAGAAGCACTTGCATATACGCGTATGAGGTATGAAGATCCTAATGGTGATTATGGTAGACAAGCCAGACAACAGCAAGTCATTGAAGCAATTGCTGATAAGGCATTAGGTTTTACGGGTGTTAAACGGTACAAAGATATACTAAAGGCAATAGAAAATAATATGAAGACTGATTTGGAACCTGATGAGATGTTTGAAATAGCGATGAAATATCGTGATAGTTTTAAACATATCGAAACTGATACTTTACAAGGCGAAGGAGTGATGATTGATGGAATTTCTTATCAGGAAATTCCTGAAACAGAACTGGTTCGTGTACAAGATTTAATTAAATCACAACTACAATAA
- a CDS encoding aminotransferase class I/II-fold pyridoxal phosphate-dependent enzyme: protein MSKIDVLLIFDEIHQDFVAKGHTFISYLGVDGVDFDKLIVLNAASKSFNLASLLHSHSFIPSTDLRVRYDEFIKTIISNPTSLMRVIATQASYDFGEQ from the coding sequence TTGTCAAAAATAGATGTCTTATTGATTTTTGATGAGATTCATCAAGATTTTGTAGCAAAAGGTCATACATTTATTAGTTATTTAGGAGTAGATGGTGTCGATTTTGATAAATTAATTGTGTTGAATGCTGCATCAAAATCATTTAACTTAGCGAGTTTACTTCATTCGCATAGTTTTATTCCATCAACTGATTTAAGAGTAAGATATGATGAATTTATCAAGACGATAATTAGCAATCCAACCAGTTTGATGAGGGTTATTGCTACTCAAGCAAGTTATGATTTTGGAGAACAGTAG
- a CDS encoding aminotransferase class I/II-fold pyridoxal phosphate-dependent enzyme: MFFCSTHNPVGRVWILEELKKISDICQK; this comes from the coding sequence TTGTTTTTTTGTTCAACGCATAATCCTGTTGGACGTGTGTGGATACTTGAGGAATTAAAGAAAATATCTGATATTTGTCAAAAATAG
- a CDS encoding FeoA family protein: MKTLLNLKLNDQATIGHISHPDADMKQRLYDLGFYPGTTVKKSLISPKSDPIAYRLRGTTIALRNSDAQYVEVYSDDN, encoded by the coding sequence ATGAAAACATTATTAAATTTAAAATTGAATGATCAAGCAACCATTGGTCACATTTCACACCCTGATGCTGACATGAAGCAAAGATTGTATGATTTAGGTTTTTATCCAGGAACCACAGTCAAGAAATCACTTATCAGTCCAAAAAGTGATCCAATTGCTTACCGTTTGAGAGGAACAACTATTGCATTAAGAAATTCTGATGCACAATATGTGGAGGTGTATAGCGATGACAACTGA
- the feoB gene encoding ferrous iron transporter B, translating to MTTEEKETFVIERKKESDVVITLAGNPNVGKSSVFNELTGLRQHTGNWPGKTVDLAQGRTEFDGQGFILVDLPGTYSLSAHSAEEEVARDFIQSNESQATIVVCDATSLERNLNLVLQIMQLTPNVIVCVNLLDEAKKKKIHINLEKLQELLGVPVVGTSAVKKQGLDTLMEKTKGVIDGDITSNPFMMEALQQIHADKETETLAIMDRASVIAKEVTIFEDKNFDLKDQKLDKLLTQKSTGIPIMILLLMLIFWFTIEGADGPSDFLADNFDKFGNWLMTITTSWGVPHIIRDVLINGVYKVLSTVVAVMLPPMAIFFPLFTLLEDFGYLPRVAFNLDKHFQKAGACGKQALTMCMGFGCNAAGVVGARIIDSPRERLIAIITNNFVPCNGRFPILITVITVFFTGGAVGLLGSIKSAAFLTGVILLGVFTTIFVSRLLSKTVLEGIPSSFTLELPPYRKPQIGQVIVRSIFDRTLFVLWRAIIVAAPAGLVIWVLANVSIGDQSILQSVTGFIDPFARLMGLDGTILMAFILGLPANEIVIPIMIMGYMATGTITDFSSLDQFRQLLLSNGWTWLTAMNVILFTLYHWPCSTTLLTIYKETKSKKWTFASFIIPTIIGVVMTMMTTAIAHLFHLV from the coding sequence ATGACAACTGAAGAAAAAGAGACCTTTGTTATTGAACGTAAAAAAGAATCGGATGTTGTGATTACATTAGCTGGAAATCCTAATGTGGGTAAGAGTTCAGTTTTTAACGAACTAACCGGGCTAAGACAGCACACTGGTAATTGGCCTGGAAAAACGGTTGATTTAGCCCAAGGACGAACTGAATTTGATGGGCAAGGATTTATATTAGTTGATTTACCCGGTACCTATTCCCTATCAGCTCACTCGGCTGAAGAAGAAGTCGCACGAGATTTCATTCAATCAAATGAATCTCAAGCCACTATCGTTGTCTGTGATGCAACAAGTCTAGAGCGAAATCTAAATCTAGTATTGCAAATCATGCAACTGACACCAAACGTTATTGTGTGTGTTAACTTATTAGATGAAGCGAAAAAGAAAAAAATCCATATTAATTTAGAAAAATTACAAGAATTACTTGGTGTACCAGTCGTTGGAACATCTGCTGTAAAAAAACAAGGTCTTGATACATTAATGGAAAAAACAAAAGGAGTCATTGATGGTGACATTACATCAAATCCATTTATGATGGAAGCTTTGCAACAAATACATGCTGATAAAGAAACTGAAACACTAGCCATTATGGATAGAGCAAGTGTCATTGCAAAAGAAGTCACGATATTTGAAGATAAAAATTTCGATCTAAAAGACCAAAAATTAGATAAACTTCTCACACAAAAAAGCACTGGTATTCCTATTATGATTTTATTATTAATGCTTATCTTTTGGTTTACGATTGAAGGAGCGGATGGTCCTTCAGATTTTCTAGCTGATAATTTTGACAAATTTGGTAATTGGCTTATGACCATTACAACGAGTTGGGGTGTCCCACATATTATCCGTGATGTGTTGATTAATGGCGTGTATAAAGTTTTATCAACTGTTGTTGCAGTGATGTTGCCACCTATGGCTATCTTCTTTCCATTATTTACCTTATTAGAAGATTTTGGGTATTTACCTCGTGTAGCATTTAATTTAGACAAACATTTCCAAAAAGCCGGAGCATGCGGGAAACAAGCATTAACCATGTGTATGGGATTCGGTTGTAACGCAGCTGGTGTTGTTGGTGCTAGAATCATTGATTCTCCTAGAGAAAGACTTATTGCCATTATTACGAATAACTTTGTACCATGTAACGGTCGATTTCCTATTTTGATTACAGTTATCACCGTCTTCTTTACTGGAGGAGCAGTTGGACTCTTAGGCTCAATTAAATCAGCAGCCTTTTTAACTGGGGTTATTTTACTCGGGGTGTTTACGACTATTTTTGTTTCACGTTTATTATCAAAAACTGTTTTAGAGGGGATTCCTTCTTCATTTACATTAGAGTTACCGCCTTATCGAAAACCTCAAATTGGACAAGTGATTGTACGTTCGATTTTTGACAGAACACTCTTTGTATTGTGGCGCGCCATTATTGTAGCTGCCCCAGCAGGGCTAGTGATTTGGGTATTAGCTAATGTTTCAATTGGTGATCAATCCATTTTACAGAGTGTGACTGGATTTATCGATCCATTTGCTAGACTTATGGGATTAGATGGTACTATTCTGATGGCCTTTATTTTAGGTTTACCGGCAAATGAAATTGTTATTCCTATTATGATTATGGGTTACATGGCAACTGGGACTATTACAGACTTTAGTTCGCTTGATCAGTTTAGACAACTTTTACTAAGTAATGGGTGGACTTGGTTAACAGCTATGAATGTCATTTTATTTACTCTTTATCATTGGCCATGTTCTACCACCCTACTGACAATTTATAAAGAAACAAAAAGTAAAAAATGGACATTTGCTTCATTTATTATCCCAACAATCATTGGTGTAGTGATGACTATGATGACAACAGCAATTGCTCATTTGTTTCATTTAGTTTAA
- a CDS encoding heavy-metal-associated domain-containing protein, giving the protein MQQKIAIDGMSCGHCKARVEKGLSELDGVNDVDVSLENKEADVVYDESKIAIKDIADKIEDLGYIPSF; this is encoded by the coding sequence ATGCAACAGAAAATAGCAATAGATGGAATGAGCTGTGGACATTGTAAAGCTCGCGTGGAAAAAGGCTTATCAGAACTTGATGGTGTAAATGATGTTGATGTATCTTTAGAAAATAAAGAAGCAGACGTAGTCTATGATGAATCAAAGATAGCTATTAAAGATATAGCAGATAAAATTGAAGATTTAGGTTACATACCAAGCTTTTAA
- the asnS gene encoding asparagine--tRNA ligase, translating to METINIIDSKKHVGEVVKIGAWVANKRSSGKIAFLQLRDGSAYFQGVVVKNEVGDETFELAKSLNQETSVIITGEIREDTRSKFGYEIGVQTIEVVGESHDYPITPKEHGTDFLMDHRHLWLRSSKQHAIMQVRNELIRATYEFFNDRGFIKIDPPILTSSAPEGTTELFETDYFGSPAYLSQTGQLYLEAAAMAFGKVFSFGPTFRAEKSKTRRHLTEFWMMEPEMAFVDQEGSLEIQEQYVAFMIEKVLENCDYALDVLERDKDLLRKYTELPFPRISYDEAVELLQQNGFEDITWGDDFGSPHETFIANHFEKPVFILNYPKSMSPFYMKPHPTRDDVVIRADLIAPEGYGEIIGGSERAIGYDYLLAEIEKDGLDRKDYEWYLDLQKYGAVPHSGFGLGLERTVTWVCGIDHVREASPFPRLLHRIYP from the coding sequence GTGGAAACAATAAACATTATTGATTCAAAAAAACATGTTGGGGAAGTTGTTAAAATAGGTGCTTGGGTAGCCAATAAACGCTCAAGTGGTAAAATTGCCTTCTTACAACTTAGAGATGGTTCAGCTTATTTTCAAGGTGTTGTAGTAAAAAATGAAGTAGGCGACGAAACATTTGAATTAGCAAAAAGTTTAAATCAAGAAACATCTGTCATCATCACTGGTGAAATCAGAGAAGATACTCGTTCAAAATTTGGTTATGAAATTGGGGTTCAAACGATTGAAGTGGTTGGTGAGAGTCATGATTACCCAATTACACCAAAAGAACACGGAACTGACTTTTTAATGGATCATCGTCATTTATGGTTACGTTCATCAAAACAACATGCTATTATGCAAGTGAGAAATGAATTAATTCGTGCAACATACGAATTCTTTAATGACCGTGGATTTATCAAAATTGATCCACCTATTTTAACAAGTAGTGCACCAGAAGGTACGACTGAATTATTTGAAACAGATTATTTTGGTTCTCCAGCGTACTTATCACAAACAGGTCAGTTATATCTTGAAGCTGCTGCAATGGCTTTTGGAAAAGTATTTTCTTTTGGACCAACATTCCGTGCTGAAAAATCAAAAACTCGTCGTCATTTAACTGAGTTCTGGATGATGGAACCTGAAATGGCATTTGTTGATCAAGAAGGAAGTTTAGAAATTCAAGAGCAATATGTCGCATTCATGATTGAAAAAGTATTAGAAAATTGTGACTATGCTTTAGACGTGTTAGAACGCGATAAAGACTTATTAAGAAAATACACAGAATTACCATTCCCACGTATTTCTTATGATGAAGCAGTGGAATTATTACAACAAAATGGATTTGAAGATATTACTTGGGGGGATGACTTTGGTTCACCACATGAAACATTTATCGCCAACCATTTTGAAAAACCAGTATTCATTTTAAACTATCCAAAATCAATGAGTCCCTTCTATATGAAACCACATCCAACAAGAGATGACGTGGTGATTCGCGCCGATTTAATCGCGCCAGAAGGTTATGGAGAAATTATTGGTGGTAGTGAACGTGCCATCGGTTACGACTACTTACTAGCGGAAATTGAAAAAGATGGTTTAGATCGCAAAGATTATGAATGGTATTTAGATTTACAAAAATATGGTGCAGTTCCTCATTCTGGATTTGGTTTAGGATTAGAAAGAACTGTTACTTGGGTATGTGGTATTGATCACGTCCGTGAAGCAAGTCCATTCCCACGTTTATTACACCGTATTTACCCATAG
- a CDS encoding pyridoxal phosphate-dependent aminotransferase — protein MGFSKKVKNLKESATLQAAAKAKALKNKGVDVLNLTIGEPDFSTPKSIQQAAIKSIEDGSSSFYTPATGLIELKKAIIERTRIDYGVEYQTNEVFIGNGAKYVLYALFQTLLNPGDEVIIPTPYWVSYSAQVELADGKNVFVETTQENHYRVTVEELEKARTDKTRILILNTPSNPTGTVYTAKELLEIGNWAVSNNIYIIADDIYAKLVYNGNVFTSIVSLSDAIKKQTIVVNGVSKAYAMTGWRIGYALCQSEIVSQVSKVISQSTSNPATVSQYAAIEALSGNQDIVESMRQTFEQRLNDIFPLIQAIPGVKVEKPQGAFYLYLNIKDTMAMCGYDNVTNWVNDLLEEAHVAVVTGEAFGTSHHVRISYATDMDTLTQAISQINKFIDSKRI, from the coding sequence ATGGGGTTCTCTAAAAAAGTAAAAAATTTGAAAGAATCAGCAACATTACAAGCAGCAGCAAAAGCAAAAGCGTTAAAAAATAAGGGTGTAGATGTATTAAATTTGACTATTGGAGAGCCGGATTTTTCTACGCCTAAGTCGATTCAACAAGCAGCCATAAAGTCAATTGAAGATGGCTCATCAAGTTTTTATACACCTGCAACTGGTTTAATTGAATTAAAAAAAGCTATTATTGAACGGACTCGTATTGATTATGGCGTGGAATATCAGACAAATGAGGTATTCATTGGGAATGGGGCAAAATATGTTTTATATGCCTTATTTCAAACCTTATTAAACCCAGGTGACGAGGTTATTATTCCAACACCTTATTGGGTAAGTTATAGTGCGCAAGTAGAACTAGCAGATGGAAAAAATGTATTTGTTGAAACAACACAGGAAAACCACTACCGTGTAACAGTGGAAGAATTAGAAAAAGCACGAACTGATAAAACACGTATCTTAATTTTAAATACACCTTCTAATCCAACAGGTACTGTCTATACAGCTAAAGAGCTACTTGAAATTGGAAATTGGGCAGTTTCAAATAACATTTATATAATTGCCGATGATATTTATGCTAAATTAGTTTATAATGGTAATGTATTTACATCAATAGTGAGTTTGTCTGATGCGATTAAAAAACAAACAATTGTTGTTAATGGTGTATCTAAGGCCTATGCTATGACAGGTTGGCGTATTGGATACGCTCTATGTCAATCAGAGATTGTGTCTCAAGTGTCTAAAGTAATTTCACAATCAACAAGCAACCCTGCAACAGTAAGTCAATATGCTGCCATTGAAGCGTTGAGTGGCAATCAAGATATTGTGGAATCAATGCGTCAAACGTTTGAACAACGATTAAACGATATATTTCCATTAATTCAGGCAATACCAGGTGTGAAGGTGGAAAAACCACAAGGCGCATTTTATTTATATCTTAATATCAAAGATACAATGGCTATGTGTGGGTATGATAATGTAACGAATTGGGTAAATGACTTACTAGAAGAAGCGCATGTTGCTGTTGTAACAGGTGAAGCATTTGGCACAAGTCATCATGTGCGCATTAGTTATGCAACAGATATGGATACTTTGACACAAGCAATCAGTCAAATAAACAAATTCATTGATAGTAAACGAATTTAA